A region from the Musa acuminata AAA Group cultivar baxijiao chromosome BXJ1-10, Cavendish_Baxijiao_AAA, whole genome shotgun sequence genome encodes:
- the LOC103970016 gene encoding F-box/kelch-repeat protein At1g57790-like: protein MAEEEREEATTAKEAAEAFTAYEMLAAEALVILSQSGATVSTSEARNTPPPLPAETSTPASNKKRRKRKQRVMAYVPVDVVELILMRMNPKDAVRLGTSCKDWTAAAARVDPTKRKAPWLLVQTNSNTTCALQSVTDPKLSFKIRIHGFVLRHYHFGGSWNGWLVLQPNRRGQISLLNPFSRARWDLPILPRGGLPSRSLFYMSSAPTTSGCVLFVRKLTTLYVWSPGHEFWTAEHVEATEFNSIVSVQGQFYAMNKEGRLISFRVFPLQIKELHVCRPPVYNCSRQERFLVESCGEILYVVIAEHESTEMSVFRLDLRNRAWVKTTRLGDRALFLHWKQGISVSAGETGCKGNCVYYSSRYDSCNVWAVYDLEKQSFTRFPRRHCPHRSVHDNVWITPEN from the exons ATGGCGGAGGAAGAGCGGGAGGAAGCAACGACGGCCAAGGAAGCGGCGGAGGCGTTCACGGCCTATGAGATGCTGGCGGCCGAAGCTTTGGTAATTCTAAGTCAAAGCGGCGCCACGGTGTCGACCTCGGAGGCGCGGAATACGCCTCCTCCATTGCCTGCAGAAAC ATCGACTCCCGCGAGCAACAAGAAGCGAAGGAAGAGGAAACAGCGAGTCATGGCCTATGTTCCCGTCGACGTCGTCGAGTTGATCTTGATGCGTATGAACCCCAAAGACGCCGTGCGCCTCGGCACATCGTGCAAGGATTGGACAGCCGCGGCCGCGCGAGTCGACCCGACCAAGCGGAAAGCCCCGTGGCTGCTCGTCCAGACGAATTCCAATACCACCTGCGCCCTGCAGAGTGTGACGGACCCGAAACTCTCGTTCAagatcagaatccatggttttgtgCTTCGACATTACCACTTCGGTGGTTCCTGGAACGGTTGGCTGGTGCTGCAGCCCAACCGGCGCGGTCAGATATCATTATTGAACCCCTTCTCTCGCGCACGGTGGGACCTCCCTATCCTCCCTCGCGGCGGCCTTCCGTCACGCTCGCTCTTTTATATGTCTTCGGCTCCGACGACCTCCGGCTGCGTCCTCTTCGTGCGCAAACTTACAACGCTCTACGTTTGGAGTCCGGGGCACGAGTTTTGGACCGCAGAACATGTGGAAGCCACAGAATTTAATTCGATTGTAAGCGTGCAAGGGCAATTCTACGCGATGAACAAAGAGGGGAGGTTGATAAGTTTCCGAGTATTCCCACTCCAGATCAAGGAGCTCCATGTGTGCCGACCTCCCGTGTATAATTGTTCCCGCCAAGAGCGGTTCTTGGTTGAATCTTGCGGGGAGATACTGTACGTGGTGATAGCGGAACATGAGTCCACAGAGATGAGCGTGTTCCGGCTGGATTTGAGGAACAGGGCGTGGGTGAAGACGACGAGGTTGGGAGATCGAGCGCTCTTCCTGCACTGGAAACAGGGGATCTCGGTGTCTGCTGGTGAAACCGGGTGCAAAGGTAACTGTGTCTACTACAGCAGTCGATACGACTCTTGTAATGTTTGGGCGGTTTATGATTTGGAGAAACAAAGCTTCACCCGTTTTCCGAGAAGACATTGCCCACATCGATCCGTCCATGACAACGTGTGGATCACTCCGGAGAATTGA
- the LOC103969714 gene encoding F-box/kelch-repeat protein At1g57790 produces the protein MGGSMEAQALAASTIDDILADEAFAWLAYTLAAGMKPTSEPMDQPDLPLLLDRRCHNPPRRPRDESTPATDKKRRKRRGGRGNSVNGYVPVHLVESILMRMNPKDAVRLSTVCKDWRATAARYDPTMSTTPWLLTMTLSNTTCRLQSVVDKEVSFKIKLHGFQLRKTYCCGSWHGWLVLQANRDDPISLLNPFSRARLDLPAGGPASGLFLYMSSAPTIPGCVLFARDRRDLYVWRPGHETWTVENVDLGDFDSIVSFEGQFYALNDNGSLLSFEVFPLRLTKLDVPPPINDIFGNRRFLVESCGELLFVGMARHHSSSICVLRLDLKNKAWVKMEKLGDQALFLNRKQAISVSAVEAGCDGDRIYFSNPCDDDVIWRVCNMESPRLDSFPRTGRRHRRFRDQVWITPSLS, from the exons ATGGGAGGGTCGATGGAGGCCCAAGCCTTGGCAGCGAGCACCATCGACGACATACTGGCCGACGAAGCCTTCGCATGGCTCGCCTACACGCTGGCCGCCGGCATGAAGCCGACCTCGGAGCCCATGGATCAGCCTGATCTCCCCCTTCTTCTCGATCGCCGATGCCACAATCCTCCTCGTCGACCCCGAGATGA ATCGACTCCCGCGACCGATAAGAAGCgcaggaagagaagaggagggagaggCAATTCCGTCAACGGGTATGTTCCCGTCCACCTGGTGGAGTCGATCTTGATGCGCATGAATCCCAAAGACGCCGTGCGCCTCAGCACGGTGTGCAAGGATTGGAGAGCGACGGCGGCGCGATACGACCCGACCATGAGCACCACACCATGGCTGCTCACCATGACGCTGTCCAACACCACCTGCCGCCTGCAGAGCGTGGTGGACAAGGAAGTCTCGTTCAAGATCAAACTCCACGGCTTCCAACTCCGGAAAACCTACTGCTGTGGCTCGTGGCACGGTTGGCTGGTGCTGCAGGCCAACCGGGATGACCCGATCTCTCTACTGAATCCCTTCTCGCGGGCGCGGTTGGACCTTCCTGCCGGGGGGCCTGCGTCCGGCTTGTTCCTCTACATGTCGTCGGCTCCGACGATCCCTGGCTGCGTCCTATTCGCACGCGATCGTCGAGATCTCTACGTTTGGAGGCCGGGACACGAGACTTGGACAGTAGAAAACGTCGACCTCGGGGACTTCGACTCAATCGTCAGCTTCGAAGGGCAGTTCTACGCTTTGAACGACAACGGAAGCTTGCTAAGCTTCGAGGTGTTTCCTCTCCGGCTCACCAAGCTCGATGTGCCACCTCCCATCAACGATATCTTCGGCAATCGTCGCTTCTTGGTTGAATCCTGCGGGGAGCTACTGTTTGTGGGCATGGCGAGGCATCACTCCTCGAGCATCTGCGTGCTCCGTCTCGATCTAAAGAACAAGGCTTGGGTGAAGATGGAGAAGCTGGGTGATCAAGCACTCTTCCTGAACCGTAAACAAGCGATCTCGGTGTCGGCTGTTGAAGCCGGGTGTGATGGCGACCGAATCTATTTCAGTAATCCTTGCGACGATGACGTTATTTGGCGTGTTTGCAACATGGAGAGTCCTAGACTCGACTCGTTTCCAAGAACAGGTCGCCGACACAGGAGGTTTCGCGACCAGGTTTGGATCACTCCCAGCTTGAGCTGA